One Microlunatus soli genomic window carries:
- a CDS encoding DUF3043 domain-containing protein encodes MALFGRKNQAPQEEQASDPGLVTESGSGPRKKDAPTPTRKQAEAARRERLTKQVSKKDAARAQRAERMKAIQARDNTPEKALLRDYIDARRNIGEFLLPGLVVILGASFLYTLLPNITLVSTVLMYVFILVVLLDSFLMWRGFKKVLAQRLPKSSTRGLLFYGINRSIQIRRFRMPAPRIKRGEAY; translated from the coding sequence GTGGCATTGTTCGGTCGCAAGAACCAGGCTCCACAGGAGGAGCAGGCATCCGACCCCGGTCTGGTGACCGAGTCCGGGTCGGGGCCGCGGAAGAAGGACGCCCCGACGCCGACCCGCAAGCAGGCCGAGGCGGCGCGTCGTGAGCGGCTGACCAAGCAGGTCAGCAAGAAGGACGCGGCCAGGGCGCAGCGGGCCGAGCGGATGAAGGCGATCCAGGCCCGGGACAACACGCCGGAGAAGGCGTTGCTGCGCGATTACATCGACGCCCGACGCAACATCGGCGAATTCCTGCTGCCCGGCCTGGTGGTCATCCTCGGCGCCAGCTTCCTCTACACGCTGCTGCCGAACATCACCCTGGTCAGCACCGTGCTGATGTACGTGTTCATCCTGGTCGTGCTGCTGGACTCGTTCCTGATGTGGCGTGGCTTCAAGAAGGTGCTGGCGCAGCGACTGCCGAAGTCGAGCACCCGCGGGCTGCTGTTCTACGGCATCAACCGCAGCATCCAGATCCGCCGGTTCCGGATGCCGGCGCCGCGGATCAAGCGCGGCGAAGCCTACTGA
- a CDS encoding maleylpyruvate isomerase family mycothiol-dependent enzyme, with protein sequence MQMAAAERSELADFLTTLTDDQWNAQSLCSRWRVRDVVTHMISYEEHSTRDLLRRFRTARFRFGDLNDVARAEYDHLEPAQLIKFLRDHPTPQGSTARLNGRVGLVDAMIHQQDIRRPLGLPREIPVERLRCALPFAVTAPPLRGFWHARGVRLVATDLGWSRGRGPEADGTAEAILMILAGRPTVAEELTGPGAAILRQRLG encoded by the coding sequence ATGCAGATGGCAGCGGCCGAACGCTCGGAGCTCGCCGACTTCCTGACGACGCTCACCGATGATCAGTGGAACGCACAGTCCTTGTGCAGCCGATGGCGGGTGCGAGACGTGGTCACCCACATGATCAGCTACGAGGAACACAGCACCCGAGACCTGCTGCGCCGGTTCCGGACGGCACGGTTCCGATTCGGTGATCTCAATGACGTGGCGCGAGCCGAATACGACCACCTGGAGCCGGCGCAGCTGATCAAATTCCTGCGCGATCATCCGACACCGCAGGGCAGCACGGCTCGGCTCAACGGACGGGTCGGCCTGGTGGACGCGATGATCCATCAGCAGGACATCCGCCGACCGCTGGGACTGCCGCGCGAGATCCCGGTCGAGCGACTTCGCTGCGCGCTGCCGTTCGCGGTCACGGCGCCGCCGTTGCGCGGCTTCTGGCATGCCCGCGGAGTGCGGCTGGTCGCCACCGATCTGGGGTGGAGCCGCGGACGCGGTCCCGAGGCCGACGGGACAGCCGAAGCGATCCTGATGATCCTTGCCGGTCGGCCGACCGTTGCCGAGGAGCTCACCGGGCCGGGGGCAGCGATCCTGCGACAGCGGCTGGGGTGA
- a CDS encoding DinB family protein produces MMATFGGSDDLRGARFVGADLRAARFVESDLSGVVMRGVEIQQTEIDAPWLPADGGLRVNDVDVGGYVEAELNRRFPGRSERRAADPEGLRSAWATLQQTWATTVDRAASMPAGTVDISVAGEWSFAQTLRHLVLATDTWLGRGVLEIEQPFHPIGQQDAGTAGDGADTSVFRTDKPSYDEVLQVRAERVAMVTDFLTGVTVEELAAERKNPHAPQYPETVRSCLHVILEEEWEHLRFAVRDLDAIAKGATTDG; encoded by the coding sequence ATGATGGCTACCTTCGGTGGATCCGATGATCTCCGCGGCGCACGGTTCGTCGGTGCCGATCTGCGGGCTGCCCGGTTCGTCGAGTCCGACCTGTCCGGTGTGGTGATGCGCGGGGTCGAGATACAGCAGACCGAGATCGATGCGCCGTGGCTGCCGGCGGACGGAGGTCTGCGGGTCAACGACGTCGATGTCGGCGGGTATGTCGAGGCCGAGTTGAACCGGCGGTTCCCGGGTCGGTCCGAGCGCCGCGCGGCCGATCCCGAAGGACTGCGGTCCGCCTGGGCGACACTGCAGCAGACCTGGGCGACGACAGTGGACCGGGCCGCCTCCATGCCGGCCGGCACGGTCGACATCTCGGTCGCCGGTGAGTGGTCCTTCGCCCAGACCCTGCGGCATCTGGTGCTCGCCACCGACACCTGGTTGGGGCGCGGTGTCCTGGAGATCGAGCAGCCGTTCCACCCGATCGGACAACAGGACGCCGGCACAGCCGGTGACGGCGCGGACACCTCGGTGTTCCGCACCGACAAACCGTCCTACGACGAGGTGCTGCAGGTCCGTGCCGAGCGGGTCGCGATGGTCACCGATTTCCTGACCGGCGTCACCGTCGAGGAGTTGGCCGCCGAACGCAAGAACCCGCATGCCCCGCAATATCCGGAGACGGTCCGGTCCTGCCTGCACGTGATCTTGGAGGAGGAATGGGAGCACCTCCGCTTCGCCGTACGCGATCTGGACGCGATCGCGAAGGGTGCAACGACCGACGGCTGA
- a CDS encoding DUF421 domain-containing protein, with the protein MHHLGLGRLLGVTPGEALAVVIATIGMYVAMVLAIRLLGQRVLSSLSSFDLAAVIAFGAIIGRSALGEAPRLAGGLLALGTLVVLQAVAGLLRLRPFGERTIAARAVLLMAGSQILDDRLRSCHVSTTELWSRLRTAGIRHPNEVAAAIFEPTGTISVLRRGESIDPRLLTGVVGADRLPPELFGD; encoded by the coding sequence GTGCACCATCTCGGACTCGGACGGCTACTCGGCGTCACCCCGGGTGAAGCGCTGGCCGTGGTCATCGCCACCATCGGGATGTACGTGGCGATGGTGCTGGCGATCCGGCTGCTCGGCCAGCGCGTGTTGTCCTCGCTGTCCAGCTTCGACCTGGCCGCGGTGATCGCGTTCGGCGCGATCATCGGCCGGTCGGCGCTGGGAGAGGCGCCGCGGCTGGCCGGCGGGCTGCTTGCGCTGGGCACGCTGGTCGTCCTGCAGGCCGTCGCCGGGCTGCTGCGGCTGCGACCGTTCGGCGAGCGGACGATCGCCGCCCGTGCCGTACTGCTGATGGCCGGCTCGCAGATCCTGGATGATCGACTGCGGTCCTGCCACGTCTCCACCACCGAGCTCTGGTCCCGGCTGCGGACCGCCGGCATCCGGCATCCGAACGAGGTCGCCGCGGCGATCTTCGAACCGACCGGAACGATCAGCGTGCTGCGGCGCGGAGAGTCGATCGACCCCCGACTGCTCACCGGCGTGGTCGGCGCCGACCGACTGCCACCCGAACTGTTCGGCGACTGA
- a CDS encoding aldo/keto reductase family protein — translation MEFRYLGNSGLKISEVSYGNWVTHGSQVEADAAKVCVNAALDAGITTFDTADVYANTAAEKILGDALAGQRRESLEIFTKVYFPTGPKGHNDTGLSRKHIMESINGSLSRLQTDYVDLYQCHRFDYETPLEETMQAFADIVRQGKALYIGVSEWTSDQLRRGHKLATELGFQLVSNQPQYSMLYRVIEGEVVPTSKELGISQVVFSPIAQGVLTGKYKPGQEPPAGSRATDPNGGSDFIKRLLKDDLLERIQKLAPVAADEGLSMAQLAVAWVLTNDNVATAITGGSKPEQVTDNAAAAGKKLSPETLSTIDEILGDAVESDPARTAQTSPKSRLA, via the coding sequence ATGGAGTTTCGTTATCTCGGCAACAGTGGCCTGAAGATCTCCGAGGTCAGCTACGGCAACTGGGTGACCCACGGATCCCAGGTCGAGGCCGACGCGGCCAAGGTCTGCGTGAACGCCGCACTGGATGCCGGCATCACCACGTTCGACACCGCCGACGTGTACGCCAACACCGCTGCGGAGAAGATCCTCGGCGACGCGCTGGCCGGTCAGCGGCGGGAGAGCCTGGAGATCTTCACCAAGGTCTACTTCCCGACCGGCCCGAAGGGCCACAACGACACCGGTCTGTCGCGCAAGCACATCATGGAGTCGATCAACGGCTCGCTGTCCCGGCTGCAGACCGACTACGTCGATCTGTACCAGTGCCACCGGTTCGACTACGAGACGCCGTTGGAAGAGACGATGCAGGCCTTCGCCGACATCGTGCGGCAGGGCAAGGCGCTCTACATCGGCGTCAGCGAGTGGACCTCCGACCAGCTCCGCCGCGGACACAAGCTGGCGACCGAGCTGGGCTTCCAGCTGGTCAGCAACCAGCCGCAGTATTCGATGCTCTATCGGGTGATCGAGGGCGAGGTCGTCCCGACGTCGAAGGAACTCGGGATCAGCCAGGTGGTGTTCTCCCCGATCGCGCAGGGCGTTCTGACCGGCAAGTACAAGCCGGGTCAGGAACCGCCGGCGGGTTCGCGGGCGACCGATCCGAACGGTGGCTCCGACTTCATCAAGCGGCTGCTGAAGGACGATCTGCTGGAACGGATCCAGAAGCTGGCTCCGGTTGCCGCCGACGAGGGTCTGTCGATGGCCCAGCTGGCGGTCGCCTGGGTGCTCACCAACGACAACGTCGCGACCGCGATCACCGGTGGCTCCAAGCCCGAACAGGTCACCGACAACGCCGCCGCGGCGGGCAAGAAGCTGTCGCCGGAGACGCTGTCCACCATCGACGAGATCCTCGGCGATGCGGTCGAGTCCGACCCTGCTCGTACGGCGCAGACCTCGCCGAAGTCGCGGCTGGCCTGA
- a CDS encoding SMP-30/gluconolactonase/LRE family protein gives MNDPVAKITAEQLSAPCTAHGEGPLWDPAGDRLLLVDMIVGDIVTVDRAGHHNRTHVADVAACLRHRSRGGYILATERGFVTLDDQLRPTGPEIAAFTDTKIRMNDGGCDPQGRFYCGSMAYDETTGAGSLYRLDTDGSVAPVLDDVTISNGLQWTADGRRALYNDTPTGQVTVFDFDDDHGTFGDPRRFVAVDGPGAPDGMAIDTEDGIWVALWGGSAVRRYSSDGRLTAVIDLPVSNVTACTFGGPDLRTLYITTSRQGLADGEQPEAGAVFVAEPGFTGTTPYAYAG, from the coding sequence ATGAACGACCCGGTCGCGAAGATCACCGCCGAACAGCTGAGCGCTCCGTGCACCGCGCACGGGGAAGGCCCGCTCTGGGATCCGGCCGGTGACCGACTGTTGCTGGTCGACATGATCGTCGGCGACATCGTCACCGTCGATCGGGCCGGGCACCACAATCGCACCCACGTCGCCGACGTCGCCGCCTGCCTGCGGCACCGGAGTCGCGGCGGCTACATCCTTGCCACCGAACGAGGTTTCGTCACCCTCGATGATCAACTTCGACCGACCGGACCGGAGATCGCGGCGTTCACCGACACCAAGATCAGGATGAACGACGGCGGCTGCGACCCGCAGGGGCGTTTCTACTGCGGCAGCATGGCCTACGACGAGACGACCGGTGCCGGTTCGCTGTATCGGCTGGACACCGACGGCTCCGTGGCGCCGGTACTCGACGACGTGACGATCTCCAACGGGCTGCAGTGGACTGCGGACGGTCGACGGGCGCTGTACAACGACACCCCGACCGGCCAGGTCACCGTCTTCGACTTCGACGATGATCATGGAACCTTCGGCGATCCGCGTCGCTTCGTCGCCGTCGACGGGCCCGGAGCACCGGACGGGATGGCGATCGACACCGAGGACGGCATCTGGGTCGCTCTGTGGGGCGGCTCTGCGGTGCGCCGTTACTCCTCCGACGGCCGGCTGACCGCGGTGATCGACCTGCCGGTCAGCAACGTCACCGCCTGCACCTTCGGCGGCCCGGACCTGCGCACCCTCTACATCACCACCTCACGGCAGGGCCTGGCCGACGGCGAACAGCCCGAGGCGGGCGCCGTCTTCGTCGCTGAGCCGGGCTTCACCGGCACCACCCCGTACGCCTACGCCGGTTGA
- a CDS encoding GH116 family glycosyl-hydrolase: MPAATAADRPRSHQPETAHRPDSGDWPILTHYTGADRQRIRLPLGGLGTGCISIDGRGRLVDVEVANNPAKGLTPRRMFFTLRCAGADGHVDTRVLEGDLFDHEYEGAEGSTSPQHGFPRFRDCTFGAAYPFATVDLADPAVPLQVRLEAVNPLVPGDLEASGHPALLYRVRVRNTSAVGQQVSIAASLPSVIGATASEPAWRGARFTAVDGPDGTVITGRHPNRDGSVADGTIALHSPGRTADSVRTSWIDRPWGDALSEFWADFSDDGRLGDHPAHDNDATCSLVLADELPSGAEATFDFVIGWHFPYRLAWNHWPGSYRPSRHVVGNHYTTLTADAGEAAVAFGRTLDRTVAASAAFVRSIIDSDLPTVLADAALSNLAILKSPTVFRTADGRFYGWEGCMDDHGSCHGSCTHVWNYEYATVSLFPELAWSMRETEFVDSMCDDRGMLGFRTGLPRDPEGPAWDFAAADGQMGSVIRFYRTWRRTGDEDRMRSLWPYVRKAVEFAWIPGGWDADRDGVMEGCQHNTTDVEYYGPSMEVQSWYLGALAAAAEIAEHVGESDFAADCRRILRQGCDWCDEHLFNGDYYAQQIRPPGSADQIAHGLRLENIGEGGSRDLTDPDYQIGSGCTSDQLAGVSLAQISGLQIPLDPDHVRTALLSIAEHNHIEDFAFHVNPRRSYALGREHGLLNASYPRGQELAYPFPYAAEVWPGFEYSAAVGLLLIGEDELAVRTVTDVRDRHSGRRRNPFDEAECGYHYVRSMASWGLVDAWRLRTGD; this comes from the coding sequence GTGCCCGCAGCAACGGCCGCTGACCGCCCACGATCCCACCAGCCCGAGACCGCACACCGTCCGGACAGCGGGGACTGGCCGATCCTGACCCATTACACCGGCGCCGATCGACAACGGATCCGGCTGCCACTGGGCGGTCTGGGCACCGGTTGCATCAGTATCGACGGCCGCGGCCGATTGGTCGACGTCGAGGTCGCCAACAACCCGGCCAAGGGTCTGACGCCGCGCCGGATGTTCTTCACCCTGCGCTGCGCCGGTGCCGACGGCCACGTCGACACCCGAGTATTGGAAGGCGACCTGTTCGACCACGAGTACGAGGGGGCCGAGGGCAGCACCAGCCCGCAGCACGGGTTTCCTCGGTTCCGGGACTGCACCTTCGGCGCCGCCTATCCGTTTGCCACGGTCGATCTGGCCGATCCCGCCGTTCCGCTGCAGGTCCGGCTGGAGGCGGTCAATCCGCTGGTGCCCGGGGACCTGGAGGCGTCCGGACATCCGGCCCTGCTCTACCGGGTCCGGGTGCGGAACACGTCGGCGGTCGGCCAGCAGGTCAGCATCGCCGCCAGCCTGCCCAGCGTGATCGGCGCGACCGCTTCCGAACCGGCCTGGCGCGGCGCCCGCTTCACCGCGGTCGACGGTCCGGACGGCACCGTGATCACCGGCCGACATCCCAACCGGGACGGCTCCGTCGCCGACGGAACGATCGCGCTGCACTCCCCCGGCCGGACCGCCGATTCGGTACGGACCAGTTGGATCGACCGGCCCTGGGGCGATGCGCTGTCGGAGTTCTGGGCCGACTTCTCCGACGACGGTCGATTGGGTGATCATCCGGCGCACGACAACGACGCCACCTGCTCGCTGGTACTCGCTGACGAGTTACCCAGCGGCGCGGAGGCGACCTTCGACTTCGTGATCGGCTGGCACTTCCCGTACCGGCTGGCCTGGAACCACTGGCCGGGAAGCTATCGGCCCAGTCGGCATGTCGTCGGCAACCACTACACGACGCTGACCGCCGATGCCGGCGAAGCCGCGGTCGCCTTCGGTCGCACGCTGGACCGGACCGTCGCGGCGTCGGCGGCGTTCGTCCGGTCGATCATCGACTCCGACCTGCCGACGGTGCTGGCCGATGCGGCGCTGTCCAACCTGGCGATCCTGAAGTCCCCGACCGTGTTCCGGACGGCCGACGGCCGGTTCTACGGCTGGGAGGGCTGCATGGACGATCACGGCAGCTGCCACGGCAGCTGCACCCACGTCTGGAACTACGAGTACGCCACCGTCTCGCTGTTTCCCGAGCTCGCCTGGTCGATGCGGGAGACCGAATTCGTCGACTCGATGTGCGACGACCGCGGGATGCTCGGCTTCCGGACCGGGCTGCCCCGGGATCCGGAGGGCCCGGCCTGGGATTTCGCCGCCGCCGACGGTCAGATGGGGTCGGTGATCCGGTTCTACCGGACCTGGCGACGGACCGGCGACGAGGATCGGATGCGGAGCCTGTGGCCGTACGTCCGCAAGGCGGTGGAATTCGCCTGGATCCCGGGCGGCTGGGACGCCGACCGGGACGGCGTGATGGAGGGCTGCCAGCACAACACCACCGATGTGGAGTACTACGGGCCGTCGATGGAGGTGCAGTCCTGGTATCTCGGAGCACTCGCTGCCGCGGCGGAGATCGCCGAGCACGTCGGCGAGTCCGACTTCGCCGCCGACTGCCGGCGGATCCTTCGGCAAGGCTGCGACTGGTGCGACGAACACCTGTTCAACGGCGACTACTACGCCCAGCAGATCCGGCCGCCGGGCAGCGCGGACCAGATCGCCCACGGGTTGCGGCTGGAGAACATCGGTGAGGGCGGCAGCCGCGACCTGACCGATCCCGACTATCAGATCGGGTCGGGTTGTACCAGTGATCAACTGGCCGGCGTCAGCCTGGCTCAGATCAGCGGACTGCAGATCCCGCTGGATCCCGACCATGTCCGGACGGCACTGCTGAGCATCGCCGAGCACAACCACATCGAGGACTTCGCCTTCCACGTCAACCCGCGCCGCTCGTACGCGCTGGGCCGCGAGCACGGGCTGCTGAACGCCAGCTACCCGCGTGGCCAGGAGCTGGCCTACCCGTTCCCGTACGCCGCCGAAGTCTGGCCGGGTTTCGAGTACTCCGCTGCGGTCGGGCTGCTGCTGATCGGCGAGGACGAATTGGCGGTACGCACCGTGACCGACGTCCGGGACCGGCATTCGGGCCGCCGCCGCAACCCGTTCGACGAGGCCGAGTGCGGCTACCACTACGTCCGGTCGATGGCGTCGTGGGGGCTGGTCGACGCCTGGCGACTCCGCACCGGCGACTGA
- a CDS encoding PspA/IM30 family protein codes for MSGIFQRMSMIFRAKADKALDKAEDPRETLDYSYQRQLELLQKVRRGVADVATSRKRVELQANGLNTQIDKLSQQAKKALEVGREDLAREALTRKSGLQQQLGDLQTQHAQLQGEEEKLVRASQRLQAKVDAFRTRKETIKATYSAAEAQTRINEAFTGIGEEMGDVGMAIQRAEDKTAEMQARAGAVDELIATGVLEDATGQNKDDITLELEQLASGSDVENELAQMKAQLSGGSTSTPAIEGDQATPAAEPTQQTQSTAPSNAAQTNGSGEVR; via the coding sequence ATGAGCGGAATATTCCAGCGGATGTCGATGATCTTCCGCGCCAAGGCGGACAAGGCGCTGGACAAGGCAGAAGACCCCCGCGAGACCCTTGACTACTCCTACCAACGCCAGCTCGAGCTGTTGCAGAAGGTACGCCGCGGCGTCGCCGACGTCGCGACCAGCCGCAAGCGGGTCGAGCTGCAGGCCAACGGGCTGAACACTCAGATCGACAAGCTCAGTCAACAGGCGAAGAAGGCGCTCGAGGTCGGCCGGGAGGACCTGGCCCGGGAGGCGCTGACCCGCAAGTCCGGTCTGCAACAGCAGCTCGGCGACCTGCAGACCCAGCACGCCCAGCTGCAGGGCGAGGAAGAGAAGCTGGTCCGCGCGTCCCAGCGGCTGCAGGCCAAGGTGGACGCGTTCCGGACCCGCAAGGAAACCATCAAGGCGACCTACTCCGCGGCCGAGGCACAGACCCGGATCAACGAGGCCTTCACCGGCATCGGCGAGGAGATGGGCGACGTCGGCATGGCGATCCAGCGGGCCGAGGACAAGACCGCCGAGATGCAGGCCCGGGCCGGTGCCGTCGACGAGTTGATCGCGACCGGTGTGCTGGAGGATGCGACCGGCCAGAACAAGGACGACATCACCCTGGAGTTGGAGCAGCTGGCGTCCGGGTCCGATGTGGAGAACGAGCTGGCCCAGATGAAGGCCCAGCTCAGCGGCGGGTCGACCTCCACGCCGGCGATCGAGGGTGACCAGGCCACGCCTGCCGCCGAACCGACTCAACAGACCCAGAGCACTGCGCCGAGCAACGCCGCCCAGACCAACGGAAGCGGTGAGGTCCGATGA
- a CDS encoding DUF998 domain-containing protein — protein MSENIRLVTAFSALALVPMITAHVIGAATVNPLIDPISWYAFVPGGGLMIIAGGSLLALLGLLLMVRMYRTGVATGPVPAVAMIIFSISLVLVGVCPTDPPTAGASISDGTLAATIHRICAGSAFATLPVIGLSLARTIDRPVSRMPRMLCRSAYGLAGLVALFLSIHLPLAFAGSGIAAFGFIERAGFVIMIGYLFLLAATIDRESGARTAAVQPIEAPASVLPAGPVEVPVLVSRRAGDYPLAGASVAEPSIRRHTSSHGVGASPSLVSASVESTT, from the coding sequence GTGTCCGAAAACATCCGTCTTGTCACCGCCTTCTCCGCCTTGGCCCTGGTGCCGATGATCACCGCGCACGTGATCGGAGCGGCAACGGTCAATCCGCTGATCGATCCGATCAGCTGGTACGCGTTCGTCCCGGGCGGCGGCCTGATGATCATCGCCGGTGGTTCACTGCTCGCCCTGCTGGGGCTGCTGCTGATGGTGCGGATGTACCGGACCGGTGTGGCGACCGGGCCGGTGCCGGCCGTCGCCATGATCATCTTCAGCATCTCGCTGGTGTTGGTCGGCGTCTGCCCGACCGACCCGCCGACAGCCGGTGCGTCGATCTCCGACGGCACCCTGGCAGCGACGATCCACCGGATCTGCGCCGGCTCGGCGTTCGCTACGCTGCCGGTGATCGGGCTGTCATTGGCCAGGACGATCGACCGGCCGGTGTCGCGGATGCCGCGGATGTTGTGCCGATCGGCGTACGGGCTGGCCGGTTTGGTCGCGCTGTTCCTGTCCATCCATCTGCCGCTGGCCTTCGCCGGCTCCGGGATCGCCGCCTTCGGATTCATCGAACGAGCCGGCTTCGTGATCATGATCGGCTACCTGTTTCTGCTGGCCGCGACCATCGACCGGGAGTCCGGCGCACGGACCGCTGCCGTTCAGCCGATCGAAGCACCGGCATCCGTCCTGCCGGCCGGGCCGGTCGAGGTCCCGGTCCTGGTCAGTCGCCGGGCCGGGGACTACCCCCTGGCCGGCGCCTCGGTCGCCGAGCCGAGCATCCGCCGGCACACCTCGTCCCACGGTGTCGGAGCCAGCCCGAGCTTGGTCTCGGCATCGGTCGAGTCGACCACGTAG
- the pspAA gene encoding PspA-associated protein PspAA → MIIRILGEGQYRVDESAVADLNTIDAKIEQAVEGGDQEALTAQLTALHNEIIAAGKPVADDELEDSDLILPSADATLDEVRELLEESQEGLLPG, encoded by the coding sequence ATGATCATCCGCATCCTGGGCGAGGGGCAGTACCGCGTCGACGAGTCCGCGGTCGCCGATCTGAACACCATCGACGCCAAGATCGAGCAGGCAGTCGAGGGCGGCGACCAAGAGGCCTTGACGGCGCAGCTGACCGCGTTGCACAACGAGATCATCGCCGCCGGCAAGCCGGTTGCCGATGACGAGCTGGAGGATTCCGACCTGATCCTGCCGTCGGCCGACGCCACCCTGGACGAGGTCCGGGAGCTGTTGGAGGAGTCCCAGGAGGGCCTGCTTCCCGGCTGA
- a CDS encoding LLM class flavin-dependent oxidoreductase, which translates to MTSPDHGPGSSALGLSVLDLIPVRTGQTTAEALRASTALARVADEAGYQRFWVAEHHNMPAVASTNPPVLIALLASATQRIRVGSGGVMLPNHAPLVVAEQFSLLESAFPGRIDLGIGRAPGSDPVTNWALRLGGGGTEDGVDQFATNVQNLIKMMSPAGVGLQVSGQTYELHATPNAVSEPTIWLLGSSDYSARLAAEQGLPYVFAHHFSGEGTAAALQLYRDSFRPSETLDSPRTFLTLNASVAPTAAEAERLALPQLIQMAGMRSGRPLTPQLTVEQAEADDFLSSKAPLVDAMRAKWVIGDPDTAAERVAKLAAEFGVDEVMISPVGGAFDNTTMDASPAREQTLRLLAAALA; encoded by the coding sequence GTGACTTCTCCTGATCATGGACCCGGTTCGTCTGCTCTCGGCCTGTCGGTGCTGGACCTGATCCCGGTCCGTACCGGTCAGACGACCGCGGAGGCGCTCCGGGCGTCGACCGCGCTGGCACGGGTCGCCGACGAGGCCGGTTATCAGCGCTTCTGGGTCGCCGAGCATCACAACATGCCGGCCGTCGCGTCGACCAACCCTCCGGTGCTGATCGCGCTACTCGCCTCGGCGACGCAACGGATCCGGGTCGGCTCCGGCGGAGTCATGTTGCCCAACCACGCGCCGCTGGTGGTGGCCGAACAGTTCAGCCTGCTGGAGTCAGCCTTCCCCGGCCGGATCGACCTCGGGATCGGCCGCGCCCCGGGCTCGGACCCGGTGACCAACTGGGCGCTGCGGTTGGGCGGTGGCGGTACCGAGGACGGCGTCGACCAGTTCGCCACCAATGTGCAGAACCTGATCAAGATGATGAGTCCGGCGGGTGTCGGGCTCCAGGTTTCCGGTCAGACCTACGAACTGCATGCCACCCCGAACGCGGTCAGCGAGCCGACGATCTGGCTGCTCGGTTCCTCCGATTACTCCGCTCGGCTGGCTGCCGAGCAGGGGCTGCCGTACGTCTTCGCCCATCACTTCTCCGGCGAGGGCACCGCCGCGGCACTGCAGCTCTACCGGGACAGCTTCCGGCCGTCGGAGACGCTGGACAGTCCGCGCACCTTCCTGACGTTGAACGCCTCGGTGGCGCCGACCGCCGCCGAAGCCGAACGGCTGGCGCTGCCGCAGCTGATCCAGATGGCCGGGATGCGCAGCGGCCGGCCGCTCACCCCGCAGCTGACCGTCGAGCAGGCCGAGGCCGACGACTTCCTGTCCAGCAAGGCACCGTTGGTCGATGCGATGCGTGCCAAGTGGGTGATCGGCGATCCCGACACCGCTGCCGAACGCGTTGCCAAGCTGGCGGCCGAGTTCGGAGTGGACGAGGTGATGATCAGCCCGGTCGGTGGCGCCTTCGACAACACCACCATGGACGCCTCACCGGCCCGAGAGCAGACCCTCCGGTTGCTCGCCGCCGCCCTGGCCTGA
- a CDS encoding DUF7677 family protein, which yields MTTHLSHSFSGALRTFSFWIANGTLGQPILEGIDYRFVLSEEPSVLEQLYAVFANVIELDEDGRVLNAKYAERRAAAWLRSYLDRDYTVEPALQDWELALHEPPPRIDPIDR from the coding sequence ATGACAACACACCTGAGCCATTCCTTCAGCGGCGCGCTGCGGACCTTCTCGTTCTGGATTGCGAACGGGACGCTCGGCCAGCCGATCCTGGAGGGGATCGACTACCGGTTCGTGCTGTCGGAGGAGCCGAGCGTGCTGGAGCAGCTCTATGCCGTCTTCGCCAACGTCATCGAACTCGACGAGGACGGACGGGTGCTGAACGCCAAGTACGCCGAGCGTCGAGCAGCCGCCTGGCTGCGCAGCTATCTTGACCGCGACTACACCGTCGAGCCGGCGTTGCAGGACTGGGAACTCGCGCTGCACGAACCGCCGCCGAGGATCGATCCGATCGATCGCTGA